In Fibrobacter sp. UWH4, a single genomic region encodes these proteins:
- a CDS encoding polysaccharide lyase family 1 protein, which translates to MGCNSLKMSLSALLVCGATVVGTATSAFAVTSPDFPMAGFATQNGGTTGGKGYSEVTVDNVSDLKSYAKAGNKIIYVKPGTYMGPVEVGSNVTIYGYQGAIIAQPSSGSAMKLSGSKNVIIRNLKFKGAGAHDDDDEDCLQVNHESKNVWIDHVDVYDGHDGNLDITNASDYVTISWTKFSYTSASTGHQFSNLIGNSKTKTSDRGHLNVTIHHTWWADGVVERMPRVRFGKVHVANNLFDSKDASYCVRAAIEADIRIERNVFIGVQKALDLYTSDGAITAAQMIENYEENVKKTQAGTGTAFKPSYSMSLTDVSTQAKAYALRDSIKLYAGATLPDPGASGTVTPASSSSAKSSSSNVVSSSSSWSGAIGSSSSSVKSSSSVAKSSSSQGQVVSGTATLTKHGSGSTTQTVAAGESIAEFYFTVAGATGATVTGLPDGVTGTLKGSDFYISGTVSATAAAGAYKFTVTTTGATTNASKSGTITVTSANGEAPASSSSAMSSSSKVNEPVETSSSSQGTVVDESSSSVESPNSSDSSESSMVLSPANFGQRLQVSVEGRLVSVHGVAHTAYLLDAQGKIVAKAVANAETLTLSVPRAGTYLLRVGHETRCVIVR; encoded by the coding sequence ATGGGTTGTAATTCGTTGAAAATGTCGCTCTCGGCGCTGCTTGTGTGCGGGGCAACGGTTGTCGGTACGGCGACTTCTGCGTTCGCGGTCACTTCGCCGGACTTCCCGATGGCGGGATTTGCCACGCAGAATGGCGGCACCACGGGCGGCAAGGGTTATTCCGAGGTCACGGTGGACAACGTGAGTGACCTTAAGAGCTACGCCAAGGCGGGCAACAAGATTATTTACGTGAAGCCGGGTACATACATGGGTCCGGTGGAAGTCGGTAGCAACGTGACGATTTACGGTTACCAGGGCGCCATTATCGCGCAGCCCAGCTCGGGTAGCGCCATGAAGCTGAGCGGCTCGAAGAACGTCATCATCCGCAACCTGAAATTTAAGGGCGCCGGCGCGCACGACGATGATGACGAGGATTGCCTGCAGGTGAATCACGAGTCGAAGAACGTGTGGATTGACCACGTGGATGTTTACGACGGTCACGACGGCAATCTGGACATCACCAACGCCTCGGACTACGTGACGATTTCGTGGACCAAGTTCAGCTATACCTCGGCATCGACCGGCCACCAGTTCAGCAACCTGATTGGCAACAGCAAGACAAAGACGAGCGACCGCGGACACCTGAACGTGACGATTCACCATACGTGGTGGGCGGACGGCGTGGTGGAACGCATGCCGCGTGTGCGCTTTGGCAAGGTGCATGTGGCGAACAACCTTTTCGACAGCAAGGACGCGAGCTACTGCGTGCGTGCAGCCATCGAGGCGGACATCCGCATCGAAAGGAACGTGTTCATTGGCGTGCAGAAAGCGCTTGACTTGTACACGAGCGATGGCGCTATCACGGCGGCGCAGATGATCGAAAATTACGAAGAAAACGTGAAGAAAACGCAGGCCGGTACGGGCACGGCGTTCAAGCCGAGCTATTCCATGAGCCTCACCGACGTGAGTACGCAGGCAAAGGCCTATGCCCTGCGCGATTCCATTAAGTTGTATGCAGGTGCGACTCTCCCGGATCCGGGTGCTTCGGGTACGGTGACTCCGGCAAGTTCGAGCTCGGCAAAATCAAGCAGCAGTAATGTCGTATCCTCATCGTCATCCTGGAGCGGAGCGATAGGATCCAGTAGTAGTTCCGTGAAGTCCAGCAGCAGCGTTGCCAAGTCCAGTTCGTCGCAAGGACAGGTTGTTTCGGGAACGGCGACTCTCACCAAGCATGGCTCGGGCAGCACGACGCAGACGGTTGCCGCAGGCGAATCGATTGCGGAATTCTACTTTACCGTTGCGGGTGCTACGGGTGCCACGGTGACGGGTCTTCCGGATGGCGTGACGGGTACGCTCAAGGGTTCTGACTTCTACATTTCGGGAACGGTTTCCGCAACGGCGGCGGCAGGTGCGTACAAGTTCACCGTCACCACGACGGGTGCTACGACGAATGCCTCAAAGAGCGGGACCATTACCGTGACGTCCGCGAATGGCGAGGCTCCTGCATCAAGTTCCTCTGCAATGTCCAGCAGTAGCAAGGTCAACGAGCCCGTCGAAACGTCCAGTTCGTCTCAGGGGACTGTTGTCGACGAATCCAGCAGTTCTGTGGAATCTCCGAATTCTAGCGACTCCTCCGAGTCCAGCATGGTGTTGTCTCCGGCTAATTTCGGTCAGCGTCTCCAGGTGTCTGTCGAAGGTCGACTGGTGTCAGTCCACGGAGTGGCGCATACGGCCTATCTCCTTGATGCGCAAGGAAAAATCGTAGCCAAGGCTGTCGCAAACGCGGAAACTCTGACCCTCTCGGTTCCGCGCGCAGGAACATACCTTCTGCGGGTCGGCCACGAAACTCGATGCGTGATTGTTCGCTAG
- a CDS encoding ABC transporter permease: MLHVFKHELRLIFRDPKFWIPFVIPPVILAASQGIAVSRYGGQIMEGMEGYMMLLLGCLMAPMGSPLAGDSFAGERERNSLELLQLSPIAPTRLFWGKLLAIVPFPVVFALLAQVIYWGTHPEISTVSALASILGALSAVLLTTSFSLMLSLRVKTVRAAAHMSLFMVVPILLLVQLGHESFLSGLFVPVTTLAISVLLTILATVMSMRKFVSL, encoded by the coding sequence ATGCTTCACGTCTTTAAACACGAACTTCGCCTTATCTTTAGGGATCCCAAATTTTGGATACCCTTCGTCATTCCGCCTGTGATTCTGGCGGCTAGCCAGGGCATTGCCGTGTCGCGGTACGGCGGGCAGATTATGGAAGGCATGGAAGGCTACATGATGCTCCTGCTCGGTTGCCTCATGGCGCCCATGGGTTCGCCGTTGGCCGGAGATTCGTTTGCGGGCGAGCGCGAGCGCAATTCGCTTGAACTGTTGCAGCTCTCGCCTATTGCCCCGACGCGACTCTTTTGGGGGAAACTCTTGGCGATAGTGCCATTCCCTGTGGTGTTCGCCCTTCTGGCTCAAGTTATTTACTGGGGCACGCATCCCGAAATTTCTACGGTTTCGGCCCTCGCCTCCATTCTCGGGGCACTTTCGGCAGTGCTGCTTACGACGTCATTTTCGCTGATGCTTTCGCTTCGCGTAAAGACGGTGCGCGCCGCGGCCCACATGTCGCTTTTTATGGTCGTGCCGATCCTTCTTTTGGTTCAGCTTGGCCATGAATCCTTTTTGAGCGGACTTTTCGTTCCCGTAACGACTCTTGCCATCTCGGTCTTGCTGACCATATTGGCGACTGTTATGAGCATGCGCAAGTTTGTAAGCTTGTAA
- a CDS encoding valine--tRNA ligase — protein METRYNSKDVEARWHKTWAENNSFAPSGKGEPFSVVIPPPNVTGALHLGHALNDTLQDILVRYRRKTGRDTLWIPGTDHAGIATQAVVEKRLFQDEHKTRHDIGRDALVERIWKWKDEYEARITKQLKSLGVSCDWSRQRFTLDPVCAKAVRHAFFNLFKKGLIYRGKRLVNWDTKLQTAVADDEIYYEHVKGHFWTFKYPLADGSGFIPVSTTRPETIMGDTALAVHPNDERYAQFIGKMLKVPFVDREIPVIADAILVDKDFGTGSVKVTPAHDPNDYATGLRHKLPMINIMNDDGSLNENAGKFQGLKGQAARDAVVAGLEELGLLIKVEDHEMDVGHSDRSKTVIEPYLSDQWFVKMDVLAENAMNAVKSGEIKIIPERYANKYLDWLAEKRDWCISRQLWWGHRIPIWHTDASEDELKAAFAGRDDIYFYKAENGGYLVCSQEEDLKSDAVPGHELKQEEDVLDTWFSSGLWPHSTMGWPENTDTLKRYYPTSVLVTSRDIITLWVARMVLFSQENMGTVPFHTVYIHPKILDGNGQTMSKSKGNGVDPMDIEEKYGTDALRFVMASLCTDNQDVRLPVKKEKQPDGREINTSEKFEIGRNFSNKLWNACRFLYPQLEQAGALAAELPMDKNLFALEDKWILSRLQTTIKDATRMLEEYHFAELAGFLYRFVWDDVCSSYLEIKKAVINSETLTAEKKNAMAILSYVLKNVLDLLHPVMPFITEELNSILFQGSEMVISRAWPKADESLIDAKIEAAFDQAFAVVESVRGVRGRYNVSPATKLNAVVSVDDAATEASVKDCMAIITELSGLSDLSVAVKAAKPKFSASAVVPGGELYIPLEGILDPAAEIARLEKEIEKAKAFAASIEKKLSNQKFVSGAPETVVNAERVKLATQQDIIAKNEAALKELK, from the coding sequence ATGGAAACTCGTTACAATTCTAAAGATGTGGAAGCCCGATGGCATAAGACCTGGGCTGAGAATAACAGTTTTGCACCCAGCGGAAAGGGCGAACCGTTCTCGGTCGTGATTCCGCCCCCGAACGTTACCGGCGCGCTCCATCTGGGACACGCGCTCAACGATACGCTCCAGGACATTTTGGTACGCTACCGCCGTAAGACGGGCCGCGACACGCTGTGGATTCCGGGTACGGACCACGCGGGTATCGCCACGCAGGCAGTCGTCGAAAAGCGCCTTTTCCAGGACGAACACAAGACCCGCCACGACATCGGCCGCGATGCGCTGGTGGAACGCATCTGGAAGTGGAAAGACGAATACGAAGCCCGCATCACCAAACAGCTCAAGAGCCTGGGCGTCAGCTGCGACTGGAGCCGTCAGCGCTTCACGCTGGACCCGGTCTGCGCGAAGGCCGTGCGCCACGCCTTCTTCAACCTGTTCAAGAAGGGCCTCATTTACCGCGGCAAGCGCCTAGTGAACTGGGATACCAAGCTCCAGACCGCCGTTGCCGACGACGAAATCTACTACGAACACGTGAAAGGCCACTTCTGGACGTTCAAGTACCCCCTGGCCGACGGTTCGGGATTTATCCCCGTCTCGACGACCCGCCCAGAAACCATCATGGGCGATACCGCCCTCGCCGTGCACCCCAACGACGAACGCTACGCGCAGTTCATCGGCAAGATGCTCAAGGTGCCCTTCGTTGACCGCGAAATTCCGGTGATTGCCGATGCTATCTTGGTGGACAAGGACTTCGGTACGGGTTCCGTGAAGGTGACGCCCGCACACGACCCGAACGACTATGCGACGGGTCTGCGCCACAAGCTCCCGATGATCAACATCATGAACGATGACGGCAGCCTGAACGAGAACGCCGGCAAGTTCCAGGGTCTCAAGGGCCAGGCCGCCCGCGACGCCGTGGTGGCAGGTCTCGAAGAACTCGGACTCCTCATCAAGGTGGAAGACCACGAAATGGACGTGGGCCACTCCGACCGCAGTAAGACTGTGATTGAGCCGTACCTCAGCGACCAATGGTTCGTGAAGATGGACGTGCTCGCCGAAAACGCGATGAACGCCGTAAAATCCGGTGAGATCAAGATTATCCCGGAACGCTACGCCAACAAGTATCTGGACTGGCTCGCCGAAAAGCGCGACTGGTGCATCAGCCGTCAGCTCTGGTGGGGCCACCGCATTCCTATCTGGCACACCGACGCTAGCGAAGACGAACTGAAGGCCGCATTCGCGGGCCGCGACGACATCTACTTCTACAAGGCCGAAAACGGCGGCTACCTGGTGTGTAGCCAGGAAGAAGACCTGAAGTCCGACGCCGTTCCGGGTCACGAACTCAAGCAGGAAGAAGACGTGCTCGACACGTGGTTCTCCAGTGGCTTGTGGCCGCACTCCACGATGGGCTGGCCGGAAAACACCGACACGCTCAAGCGCTACTACCCCACCAGCGTGCTCGTGACGAGCCGCGACATCATTACGCTGTGGGTCGCCCGCATGGTGCTCTTCAGCCAGGAAAACATGGGCACGGTCCCGTTCCACACGGTGTACATCCACCCGAAGATTCTGGACGGCAATGGCCAGACCATGAGCAAGTCCAAGGGCAACGGCGTGGACCCGATGGATATCGAAGAGAAGTACGGTACCGACGCTCTGCGCTTTGTGATGGCAAGCCTTTGCACCGACAACCAGGACGTGCGCCTGCCGGTGAAGAAGGAAAAGCAGCCGGATGGCCGCGAAATCAACACCAGCGAAAAGTTCGAAATCGGTCGTAACTTCAGCAACAAGCTGTGGAACGCCTGCCGCTTCCTTTACCCGCAGCTCGAACAGGCCGGCGCACTTGCCGCCGAACTTCCGATGGACAAGAACTTGTTCGCCCTGGAAGACAAGTGGATTCTCTCCCGCCTGCAGACGACCATCAAGGACGCCACCCGCATGCTCGAAGAATACCACTTCGCCGAACTCGCCGGGTTCCTGTACCGCTTCGTGTGGGACGACGTCTGCTCCAGCTACTTGGAAATCAAGAAGGCCGTGATCAACAGCGAAACACTCACCGCCGAGAAGAAGAACGCCATGGCCATCCTCAGCTACGTGCTGAAGAACGTGCTCGACTTGCTCCACCCGGTGATGCCGTTCATTACCGAAGAACTCAACAGCATTCTGTTCCAGGGCAGCGAAATGGTGATCAGCCGCGCATGGCCCAAGGCCGACGAATCTCTCATTGACGCAAAGATCGAAGCCGCATTCGACCAGGCATTCGCCGTGGTGGAAAGCGTGCGTGGCGTGCGTGGCCGCTACAACGTGAGCCCCGCCACCAAGCTGAACGCCGTGGTAAGCGTCGACGATGCTGCAACGGAAGCCAGCGTCAAAGACTGCATGGCTATCATCACCGAGCTTTCGGGTCTTTCTGACCTGAGCGTCGCCGTGAAGGCAGCCAAGCCGAAGTTCAGCGCCAGCGCCGTGGTGCCCGGTGGCGAACTCTACATCCCGCTGGAAGGTATCCTCGACCCGGCTGCAGAAATCGCCCGCCTCGAAAAAGAAATCGAGAAGGCCAAGGCATTCGCCGCTTCGATTGAGAAAAAGCTTTCTAACCAAAAGTTTGTCTCAGGAGCACCAGAGACCGTTGTCAATGCTGAACGAGTAAAGTTGGCTACACAACAAGATATCATCGCCAAAAACGAAGCAGCGTTGAAGGAACTGAAGTAA
- a CDS encoding nitroreductase has product MNETIKTLLNRRSIRKFKSDAVSKELIAQVAEAGIYAASGMGKQAATVVAITNKELRDRISEMNRKIGGWDEGFDPFYGAPVILLVLAKKEIPTYLYDGSLAMGNLMNAAYSLGLGSIWIHRAMEEVESDEGKEILKSLGLNADEWVGIAHCALGYPDCEQPTAHPRKDGRIIWAE; this is encoded by the coding sequence ATGAACGAAACAATCAAGACTTTGCTCAACCGCAGAAGCATCCGCAAATTCAAATCCGACGCCGTGAGCAAGGAGCTTATCGCACAAGTTGCCGAAGCGGGGATCTACGCCGCAAGCGGCATGGGCAAGCAGGCCGCCACCGTGGTCGCCATCACGAACAAGGAACTGCGCGACCGCATCTCCGAAATGAACCGTAAGATCGGCGGCTGGGACGAGGGTTTCGACCCGTTCTACGGCGCACCCGTGATTCTGCTCGTCCTTGCGAAAAAAGAAATTCCGACCTACCTGTACGACGGTTCGCTTGCCATGGGCAACCTGATGAACGCCGCCTACAGTCTCGGCCTCGGCAGCATCTGGATCCACCGCGCCATGGAAGAAGTCGAAAGCGACGAGGGCAAGGAAATTCTCAAGTCGCTCGGCCTGAATGCCGACGAATGGGTTGGCATAGCCCACTGCGCCCTGGGTTACCCGGACTGCGAACAGCCCACGGCGCACCCCCGCAAAGACGGCCGAATTATCTGGGCAGAATAA
- a CDS encoding type II toxin-antitoxin system Phd/YefM family antitoxin, with protein MANIKNIKPISYIKANAAQVLDHVCESHVPYVVTQNGEARGVILDVDTYQKMQDGLKLFKLFAQSESEISRGKVIRQKDLFDSLERELNAK; from the coding sequence ATGGCAAACATCAAGAATATCAAACCGATTTCCTACATCAAGGCGAATGCGGCCCAAGTTTTGGACCATGTGTGTGAATCGCATGTCCCCTATGTGGTGACGCAAAATGGCGAAGCTCGTGGAGTCATTCTTGATGTGGATACGTACCAGAAAATGCAGGATGGGTTAAAGCTTTTCAAACTGTTCGCACAGAGTGAAAGCGAAATCTCGCGTGGCAAAGTTATTCGCCAAAAAGACCTGTTTGATTCTCTGGAGCGCGAACTGAATGCCAAGTAA
- a CDS encoding type II toxin-antitoxin system RelE/ParE family toxin: MPSKKFQVVWSESAALDLKSIVLFIAQNSMQNAHEAFAKIKKECLLLEKFPDLGKIPIELEDLQIGGYRELTINPWRVFYRKQAEQIVVLAVVDSRRDLEDALWNRLMR, translated from the coding sequence ATGCCAAGTAAAAAGTTTCAAGTGGTCTGGTCGGAATCAGCGGCGCTCGACCTGAAATCGATAGTATTGTTCATTGCCCAAAACAGTATGCAAAACGCACACGAGGCATTCGCCAAAATAAAGAAGGAATGTCTGCTTTTGGAAAAGTTTCCCGACTTGGGTAAGATTCCCATAGAACTTGAAGATTTGCAGATAGGCGGATATCGGGAACTCACCATCAATCCATGGAGAGTCTTTTATCGTAAGCAGGCTGAACAGATTGTCGTTCTTGCCGTTGTCGATTCAAGGCGCGATCTTGAAGACGCCCTTTGGAACAGACTGATGCGGTGA
- a CDS encoding RNA-binding domain-containing protein gives MPENQNIEYKSSWWDEYLKWICGFANAQGGKLYIGVSDDGQVCGVQNAKRLMEDVPNKIRESLGMLVDVNLLSADSKEYIEISVPASSEPVNYRGEYHYRSGSTKQLLQGPALTHFLLDRTRTKWDAMPVDGVEFKDLDKESFDIFRREAKKSGRMTAQDLAMTNEELLDNLNLTENGKLTRAAVLLFHRKPERWFGGAYVKIGFFGDGPDLQYQDEIYGSLFIQADRVVELIYLKYFKARISYDGLIRVERYPIPKDAMREAVFNALMHSNYDSGVQIQIRIHEDLVLISNDCVFPANWTAETLMQRHRSEQYNPKIANAFFRAGYVEAWGRGIENMCKLCADYGVKTEYTVHPCDVMLEFRIPQLDASDKWPEKVTERVTEKVTENQAIIIREMEKNPFITAIGLAKILGISLRKTKENIKKLQQKGLIRRIGPDKGGHWQITKN, from the coding sequence ATGCCAGAGAACCAAAATATCGAATACAAGTCGTCGTGGTGGGACGAATATCTCAAGTGGATTTGCGGCTTTGCCAATGCGCAGGGTGGCAAGCTGTATATCGGCGTCAGCGACGATGGGCAAGTATGCGGTGTGCAGAATGCCAAAAGGCTCATGGAAGATGTCCCGAACAAGATTAGGGAATCGTTGGGCATGCTTGTTGATGTGAATTTACTTTCTGCAGATTCAAAGGAATACATTGAAATATCGGTTCCTGCCAGTTCTGAGCCTGTAAATTACAGGGGAGAGTATCACTATAGAAGCGGAAGTACGAAGCAGCTTTTGCAGGGGCCTGCTCTTACGCATTTTTTGTTGGACAGAACCAGGACAAAATGGGATGCTATGCCGGTTGATGGTGTTGAATTCAAGGATTTGGATAAGGAAAGCTTTGATATATTCCGTCGTGAGGCAAAGAAATCCGGCAGAATGACTGCGCAGGATTTGGCGATGACGAATGAAGAACTGCTCGACAATTTGAATTTGACCGAGAATGGAAAATTGACTCGGGCTGCGGTTCTGCTTTTTCATCGCAAACCGGAAAGATGGTTTGGCGGTGCCTATGTAAAAATTGGTTTCTTTGGCGATGGCCCTGATCTGCAGTATCAGGATGAAATTTACGGTTCCTTGTTTATTCAGGCGGACAGGGTTGTTGAACTCATCTATCTTAAGTATTTTAAGGCTCGTATCAGTTATGATGGCCTGATTCGTGTGGAGCGTTATCCGATTCCTAAGGATGCCATGCGCGAAGCGGTATTCAACGCGTTGATGCATTCTAATTACGATTCTGGGGTGCAAATCCAAATAAGAATACATGAAGATCTCGTACTAATCAGCAATGATTGTGTTTTTCCTGCAAATTGGACTGCTGAAACGCTTATGCAGCGACACCGTTCAGAACAATACAATCCTAAAATTGCGAATGCGTTCTTTAGGGCTGGCTATGTGGAGGCCTGGGGTCGCGGAATCGAGAATATGTGCAAACTTTGTGCCGATTATGGCGTAAAGACGGAATATACGGTGCATCCTTGCGATGTGATGCTGGAATTCAGAATTCCTCAATTGGATGCTTCTGATAAGTGGCCTGAAAAGGTCACTGAAAGGGTCACTGAAAAGGTCACTGAAAATCAGGCTATAATAATAAGAGAAATGGAGAAAAATCCTTTTATTACGGCAATTGGTCTTGCAAAGATTCTAGGAATTTCGCTTAGAAAAACGAAAGAGAACATAAAGAAACTGCAACAAAAAGGGCTTATCCGTCGGATAGGCCCTGATAAAGGTGGTCACTGGCAAATCACGAAGAACTAG
- a CDS encoding glycoside hydrolase family 18 protein, with translation MSQLSTLSLAKTLAAFLIFASACSAWAEPLFIGYYPDWGKWHKPAYTVDKVPYEKLTHVLWSFITPDTDGSLRGDAADDPTALDEMVALGHAAGTKVIVSLGGGGQSENFVPVASDDALRQKFIANLVQFVADHNLDGLDMDWEWEYNPVPDADTIAYNKLLTELRAALPEGKTLSAALPCSQYYGKFFTPEVLVENQDWFGFMTYDITGDWDDKAMFDSPLYPHNGYTTWSWEQTRDYWKKRGVPTEKMVFGIPSFGFEFKGATGPGTDFTKGTAKQVPYKDIVANPEWEFFFDSVSVSPYGVSSTGYVTFEDPHSSAVKSRWVKDNGYAGIMVWEVSHDYIEGTGNPILDSIAVVLRDGSTDAIPYARKVRATSQPRAQGTSGKQVDALGKSVKGKPKFIRIFEP, from the coding sequence ATGAGTCAATTGAGCACACTTTCCCTCGCAAAAACCCTCGCGGCTTTTTTAATCTTCGCAAGCGCTTGTTCGGCGTGGGCCGAACCGCTGTTCATCGGCTATTACCCCGACTGGGGCAAGTGGCACAAGCCCGCCTACACCGTCGATAAAGTCCCGTACGAAAAGCTGACTCACGTGCTGTGGAGCTTTATCACTCCGGATACCGACGGAAGCTTGCGTGGCGATGCCGCAGACGACCCGACCGCCCTCGACGAAATGGTCGCACTCGGGCATGCCGCAGGAACAAAGGTCATCGTCTCGCTCGGCGGTGGCGGACAGAGCGAGAACTTCGTGCCCGTCGCATCGGACGACGCACTCCGCCAAAAGTTTATCGCGAACCTCGTGCAGTTCGTTGCCGACCACAACCTGGACGGCCTCGACATGGACTGGGAATGGGAATACAATCCCGTGCCCGACGCCGACACCATCGCCTACAACAAGTTGCTCACGGAGCTCCGCGCAGCACTTCCCGAGGGCAAGACCCTCTCGGCAGCGCTCCCCTGCTCGCAATACTACGGCAAATTCTTCACGCCCGAAGTCCTCGTCGAAAACCAGGACTGGTTCGGGTTCATGACCTACGACATCACCGGCGACTGGGACGACAAAGCCATGTTCGATTCGCCGCTCTACCCGCACAACGGCTACACCACCTGGTCGTGGGAACAGACCCGCGACTACTGGAAAAAGCGCGGCGTTCCCACCGAAAAGATGGTCTTCGGCATTCCTTCCTTCGGGTTTGAATTCAAGGGAGCGACGGGCCCCGGCACCGACTTTACCAAGGGAACCGCGAAGCAGGTCCCGTACAAGGACATTGTCGCGAATCCCGAATGGGAATTCTTTTTCGACAGCGTCTCCGTGTCACCTTACGGCGTATCTTCGACCGGCTACGTGACCTTCGAAGACCCGCATTCCTCCGCCGTCAAGAGCCGCTGGGTCAAGGATAACGGCTACGCGGGCATCATGGTATGGGAAGTCTCGCACGACTACATCGAAGGTACAGGCAACCCAATCCTCGACAGCATCGCGGTAGTTTTGCGCGACGGTTCCACCGACGCAATTCCATACGCCCGCAAGGTCCGCGCCACATCACAACCCCGGGCGCAAGGCACCTCAGGCAAGCAGGTAGACGCCCTCGGCAAAAGCGTGAAAGGCAAACCGAAGTTTATCCGTATTTTCGAACCTTAA